In Gemmatimonadales bacterium, the following are encoded in one genomic region:
- the tuf gene encoding elongation factor Tu: MAKAKFERTKPHVNVGTIGHVDHGKTTLTAALTKVSSDKGWGTKYVSYDEVAKASEAQGRRDASKILTIATSHVEYETANRHYAHVDCPGHADYVKNMITGAAQMDGAILVVSAVDGPMPQTREHILLARQVNVPSIVVFLNKCDLVDDAELLDLVELEVRELLSQYEYPGDDTPVIRGSAIKAIEGDKDYVGKVEELYGALDSFIKEPVREIDKPFLMPVEDVFSITGRGTVATGRIERGKVKVGDEVQLVGFGAEKKTVVTGVEMFRKLLDDGQAGDNVGLLLRGVEKNEIERGMVLAKGGSITPHTKFEAEVYVLTKEEGGRHTPFFKGYRPQFYFRTTDVTGSVELPGGVEMVMPGDNIQMTIELITPIAMDEGLRFAIREGGRTVGAGVVTKILK; this comes from the coding sequence ATGGCCAAGGCCAAATTCGAGCGGACCAAGCCCCACGTGAACGTCGGCACCATCGGCCACGTGGACCACGGAAAAACCACTCTCACGGCGGCGCTCACCAAGGTGTCCTCGGACAAGGGCTGGGGCACCAAGTACGTCTCGTACGACGAGGTGGCCAAGGCGTCGGAGGCGCAGGGACGGCGCGATGCGAGCAAGATCCTGACGATCGCGACGAGCCACGTCGAATACGAGACCGCCAACCGCCACTACGCGCACGTCGACTGCCCGGGCCACGCCGACTACGTGAAGAACATGATCACGGGCGCGGCGCAGATGGACGGCGCCATCCTGGTGGTGAGCGCGGTGGACGGCCCGATGCCGCAGACCCGCGAGCACATCCTGCTCGCGCGGCAGGTGAACGTGCCCTCCATCGTGGTCTTCCTCAACAAGTGCGACCTGGTGGACGACGCCGAGCTGCTCGACCTGGTGGAGCTCGAGGTGCGCGAGCTGCTCTCGCAGTATGAGTACCCCGGCGACGACACGCCGGTCATCCGCGGCTCGGCCATCAAGGCGATCGAGGGCGACAAGGACTACGTCGGCAAGGTCGAGGAGCTGTACGGCGCGCTGGACAGCTTCATCAAGGAGCCGGTCCGCGAGATCGACAAGCCCTTCCTGATGCCGGTGGAGGACGTCTTCTCGATCACCGGCCGCGGCACCGTGGCCACCGGACGCATCGAGCGGGGCAAGGTCAAGGTGGGCGACGAAGTGCAGCTCGTCGGGTTCGGCGCCGAGAAGAAGACGGTCGTGACCGGCGTCGAGATGTTCCGCAAGCTGCTCGACGACGGCCAGGCCGGCGACAACGTCGGTCTCCTGCTCCGCGGCGTCGAAAAGAACGAGATCGAGCGCGGCATGGTGCTGGCCAAGGGCGGCAGCATCACCCCGCACACCAAGTTCGAGGCCGAGGTGTACGTGCTCACCAAGGAAGAGGGCGGGCGGCATACGCCGTTCTTCAAGGGCTACCGGCCCCAGTTCTACTTCCGCACGACCGACGTCACGGGCTCGGTCGAGCTTCCGGGCGGCGTCGAGATGGTGATGCCGGGTGACAACATCCAGATGACGATCGAGCTGATCACGCCGATCGCCATGGATGAGGGGCTCCGGTTCGCCATCCGCGAGGGCGGGCGGACGGTCGGCGCCGGTGTGGTGACGAAGATCCTGAAGTAG
- the fusA gene encoding elongation factor G, translating into MARRTPLDRYRNIGIMAHIDAGKTTTTERILYYTGKNYKIGEVHEGAATMDWMEQEQERGITITSAATTCFWSRHGTEYRINIIDTPGHVDFTVEVERSLRVLDGAVTLLDSVAGVEPQTETVWRQADRYNVPRIIFANKMDRVGADFDRCLAMIRGRLTKRAYPLQLPVGSGELFTGHIDVLRRVEIVFDDETLGKTFTEMPVPEAYRERVEQVRHELIEAAVEYDEELLEKYLGGAELSPDEVTRAIRKATIAGAFVPVLCGASFKNKGVQALLDAVIDYLPSPLDIPPVQGHLPQHDDTHVERCASDAEPFSALAFKIMTDPYVGRLTYFRVYSGSLKSGSYVYNSTKDKRERIGRLLQMHANKRDEIEEVLAGDIAAAIGLKDTRTGDTLCDDAKPVILEAMKFPNPVIDVSIEPKTKADQDKLAIAMQKLAEEDPTFRVRSDAETGQTIIAGMGELHLEILVDRMKREFKVEANVGRPQVAFRETIRRKVSDVEGKFIRQSGGKGQYGHVVIDLEPTEAGAGFLFEDKIVGGVIPREYIKPVEAGIREALEGGVLAGYPMVDVKATLTFGSYHDVDSSEMAFKIAGSMAVKEAARKAHAVLLEPVMEVEVVTPADFLGDVIGDLSSRRGKIGGMTQRGDAQVVAAHVPLAEMFGYSTTLRSMTQGRAVYSMQFDHYEEVPKTIADAIISKQS; encoded by the coding sequence ATGGCTCGGCGAACCCCGCTCGACCGCTATCGCAACATCGGCATCATGGCCCACATCGATGCCGGGAAAACGACTACGACCGAGCGCATCCTCTACTACACGGGGAAGAACTACAAGATCGGTGAGGTCCATGAGGGCGCGGCCACCATGGACTGGATGGAGCAGGAGCAGGAGCGAGGCATCACCATCACCTCGGCTGCCACTACCTGCTTCTGGAGCCGGCACGGCACCGAGTATCGGATCAACATCATCGATACCCCGGGCCACGTGGACTTCACCGTCGAGGTGGAGCGGTCGCTCCGCGTGCTTGATGGCGCCGTCACCCTGCTCGACTCGGTGGCCGGCGTCGAGCCGCAGACCGAGACCGTCTGGCGCCAGGCCGACCGCTACAACGTCCCCCGGATCATCTTCGCCAACAAGATGGACCGGGTCGGGGCGGACTTCGACCGCTGCCTGGCCATGATCCGCGGCCGGCTCACCAAGCGGGCGTACCCGCTACAGCTTCCCGTGGGCTCGGGCGAGCTCTTCACCGGGCACATCGACGTGCTCCGGCGGGTCGAGATCGTCTTCGATGACGAGACCCTGGGCAAGACGTTTACCGAGATGCCGGTGCCCGAAGCGTACCGCGAGCGGGTGGAGCAGGTGCGTCACGAGCTGATCGAGGCCGCCGTCGAGTACGACGAAGAGCTGCTGGAGAAATACCTGGGCGGCGCCGAGCTGAGCCCCGACGAGGTCACCCGCGCCATCCGCAAGGCGACGATCGCGGGCGCGTTCGTGCCGGTGCTCTGCGGCGCCTCGTTCAAGAACAAGGGCGTGCAGGCGCTGCTCGACGCGGTCATCGATTATCTGCCGAGCCCGCTCGACATTCCGCCGGTGCAGGGGCACCTGCCGCAGCACGACGACACCCACGTCGAGCGCTGCGCCTCCGATGCGGAGCCGTTCAGCGCGCTCGCGTTCAAGATCATGACTGATCCGTACGTGGGCCGGCTCACCTACTTCCGGGTGTACTCGGGGTCGCTCAAGAGCGGCAGCTACGTCTACAACAGCACCAAGGACAAGCGCGAGCGGATCGGCCGGCTCCTGCAGATGCACGCCAACAAGCGGGACGAGATCGAGGAAGTGCTGGCCGGCGACATCGCGGCCGCCATCGGCCTCAAGGACACCCGCACCGGCGACACGCTGTGCGATGACGCCAAGCCGGTCATCCTCGAGGCGATGAAGTTTCCCAACCCGGTCATCGACGTCTCGATCGAGCCCAAGACCAAGGCCGACCAGGACAAGCTCGCCATCGCGATGCAGAAGCTGGCCGAGGAGGATCCGACCTTCCGGGTGCGGAGCGACGCCGAAACGGGGCAGACGATCATCGCCGGCATGGGCGAGCTGCACCTCGAGATCCTGGTCGACCGGATGAAGCGGGAGTTCAAGGTCGAGGCCAACGTCGGCCGGCCGCAGGTGGCCTTCCGCGAAACCATCCGCCGCAAGGTGAGCGACGTCGAGGGCAAGTTCATCCGGCAGAGCGGCGGCAAGGGCCAGTACGGCCACGTCGTGATCGATCTCGAGCCGACCGAGGCCGGCGCCGGATTCCTCTTCGAGGACAAGATCGTCGGCGGCGTCATTCCGCGCGAATACATCAAGCCGGTCGAGGCCGGCATCCGCGAGGCGCTCGAGGGCGGCGTGCTGGCCGGCTACCCGATGGTCGACGTGAAGGCGACGCTCACCTTCGGCAGCTACCACGACGTGGACAGCTCCGAAATGGCGTTCAAGATCGCCGGCTCGATGGCGGTGAAGGAGGCGGCCCGGAAGGCGCACGCCGTGCTGCTCGAGCCGGTCATGGAGGTGGAGGTCGTGACACCCGCCGATTTCCTCGGCGACGTGATCGGCGACCTCTCGAGCCGCCGCGGCAAGATCGGCGGCATGACGCAGCGGGGCGATGCGCAGGTCGTGGCCGCCCACGTCCCGCTCGCGGAGATGTTCGGGTATTCCACCACGCTGCGCAGCATGACGCAGGGGCGGGCGGTGTACTCGATGCAGTTCGATCACTACGAGGAAGTGCCGAAGACCATCGCGGACGCGATCATCTCGAAGCAGAGCTAA